The DNA sequence TAACCGTGCCCGGTGGCGGCTACCTCGTTATCGAGCATACCGAAGCCCTGCACGTCATCGACGTGAACTCGGGCAGCAAAAGCAACCAGGAGAACGATCAGGAAGCTACGGCTTTGATGATTAACCTGCTGGCGGCCAAGGAAGTAGCGCGGCAGCTGCGCCTGCGTGACATGGGCGGAATTATTGTAGTAGACTTCATTGACATGCGCGCCGCCGAAAGCCGCAAAAAGGTGGAAGATGCCGTGCGCGACGTGATGAAAGCCGACAAGGCCAAGTTCACGGTACTGCCCTTGACCAAGTTCGGGCTGCTGCAAATCACGCGGCAGCGCGTGCGGCCGGCTGAAACCATTATAACCGGCGAGGTGTGCCCCACCTGCGGCGGTACGGGCCGTATTTCGGCCTCCATCCAGGTAACGGATGATATCGACAACAGCATCGACGACTTGCTGGTGGCCCAGAACCAGTCGGGCCTCACGCTGTCGGTGCACCCCTTCTTGTACGCCTATTATACCAAAGGCTTGGTTTCGCGCCAGATGAAGTGGTATCTGAAATACTACAAGTGGGTGAAATTGGTGAAAGACAGTAGCCTGGGCCTCACCGATTACCGGATTGAGGACGAGCGCGGTGAGGAAATCCAGCTTCGCTCAATGGCCGCGGCCATGAGCAAGGTGCAAGACCGGGAAATTGAATTTACCGACTAGGGCCGCAGATTTCGCTGATTCGTCTATCAAAAAAAGCCCCGGCTGCATTTGCAGCCGGGGCTTTTTGACGGGCGTTCTTCAGCTTAAAAAATCAGTAAAATCACGGTTAATCAGAAGAATCAGTGTTTAGAATTTCATGCCTAAATCCAGGGCGAACACGTTGTTTTTGATCGTAACGTCGCTGAAGTCTCGAGTTTTTTCGAAGTAATGGTCAAGGTTGACCAGGCCGCGGTGGTAGCTCAGGCCCGCTAGCAACTTGGTGCTGTGGCCCAACTGGTACTCTACCCCGGCTCCTAATAGGGCGTTGAGGTCGAGGGCGAAGACGTGCTCCGAAGCCTTGGTTTCGTTGTTATTATCGTACGGATCTTGGTAGAATTTTTCGTTGTTGACGCGGGTGGCGATGGGAACGGCTAATGAGCCACCAAGTTGAAAATATAGCCGGGTAGCGGGTGCCAACTCATTAGTAAAGAGCTTGAGTGTGACGGGAAGCTCAAGGTATTGGGTCGCAATTTTCTGGTTGACCCGGACTGGCGTGGTGCCCACCACACCGCCGACCGTGGCGTGGTCGGTATACGAAACTGTGCCGCCCTTTCCCATTAGCGCCAGGCCGGTGCCAAACGCATAGTTTTCGCCGAAGAAATAATCCACAATCAGGGCCCCGCCGAAGCTGAACTTGCTGCTTTCGTTGGTGAAGGCGGTGGACGATGGCGATTCAGCTCGCAAATAGGTGATGGAAGGGGATATCTTGACCCCGATTTCGACTTGGGCGGAGGCTGCCGTAGCGCTAGCCGTGATGACTGATAACACGAGGAATAATTTCTTCATAAGCTGGGAAGTAAAAGAATGCGGGAATGATTGTGGGCCCGGGCCATTGTTGTGGCTATTTTTACACAAAAGTAGAAACGCGTGGATAAGAAAAGAATTGCCAAACGAGGGCTCTGGCCTATTGTGCTGGCCGCTGGGCTGGCCTTGACGGGCTGCGGCCAGAGCCAACCCGCTGGTTGCCGACCCGATGCCGCCGCCGATGCCCCTATGCCCGCCGTACAAGTGCAACGGCTGGAAGCTGCGTTTTTTAAAATTCAGGGCCCCGGCGGCGCGATGGCGTTTATGAACGCGCACCCGGCGTTTGCGCGCTTTTACTTGCAGCGGCGCACGGCTACTGATACCACCGGGACTACTGCTTTGGCCCGCCTCGCGGCCGAGCCACACCTGCGCGAATTGGCCCAGCAAACGGCCACCGCCTTTCCAGATAGTGCTGCTTTGGGCCGCGACCTGGGGGCCCTGTTTGGACGGGTGAAGTATTACTTTCCGGGGTTTCAGGCCCCGCGTGCAGCCACGTTTGTAAGTGGGTTTGAGGGCAAGGATATCTTTGTAAACGACAGTTTGCTGGTGCTGAGCCTCGACTGGTTTGCGGGGCCCCAGGCCAAGTTCCGGCCGGTAGAAATGCCCAAGTACATCTTGCGCAACTATACGCCAGCCAACTTGATGCCATCCCTTGCGCTGCGTGTGGCTACTAAGTATAATCGCCACGAGCTGACCGCCAACACCATGCTCGACGCCATGGTGAGCGGCGGCAAAGCCCTGTATTTTGCTGGCCGCGTACTGCCCTGCACGCCCGATTCGCTGTTATTGGGCTTTACCGGGAAGGAAGTAGTGGGCGTGACTGCCAATGAGGGTAAGATATGGGCTCACTTTCTGGAGCAAAACCTGCTGTACAACACCACGCCTTTCACCATCCAGAAGTATGTGGGCGAGCGGCCCAACGTGCCCGAGATTGACGCTACCTGCCCCGGCCGGGTGGGCCAGTGGGTAGGCCTGCAGATTGTGCGCAAATACATGAACGACCATCCCAACGTGACCCTGGCCCAACTCATGGCCGAGCGCAGCGCGCAGAAGCTGCTAAATGAATCGCACTACCGGCCCAAACGGTAATAAGCAAGCAGTAACGAGCAAGTGGGCGAATGAGCGAATAGATGCCATATACACGGCCTGTTGCTCATTCACGCAGCCACTCATTCGCCCACTTATCCATTGATTTCGTGCACATTGCCGTCTTCAGCCAGTACCACACCAACCCCGATTGCCCGGCCACTAGCCGGCACTACGCGCTGCTGGCCCACATTGCCCAGGCGCACCGGGTAACGCTGCTGACCACGCCCACCTGGCGCGGGCAACGGCTGACGCACGAGTTTCCGTGGGTGCCGGCCGGGGTGGAAATCTGCGAAGCCAGCATCCCGTACGACAACAAAATGGGCCCCGCGCGCCGGGCTCTGGCGTTTGCGCAGTACGCGGCATGGGCCGTGCGGGCAGGGCTGCGCATGGAAAAGCCCGACGTTATCTGGGGCATCAGCACGCCCCTGACGGCGGCCTGGGCGGCGGCGCAGGTGGCGCGCTGGCGGGGGGTGCCGTGGGTGTTTGAGGTACAGGATTTGTGGCCGGCGTTTCCGGTGGCGATGGGAGCCGTGCCCACGGCCCTGGCCCGGCAGCAGCTGTTTGCGCTGGAGAAGCGCTTGTACCACAGTGCTCAGCACATTCTGCCGCTCTCGCCCGACATGGCGCGCTACGTGATGGACCGGGGCGTGGCCGCCGAGAAAGTCACCACCGTGCTCAATGGCACTGACCTGGACCTCGCGGCCCGGGCCACGCTGGTGGCCGTGGCGGCGCTACAGCGGGCGCAGGGTTTGGAGGATAAAAAAGTAGTGCTTTACGCCGGCACCTTCGGCCGGGCTAATGACATTCCGACGCTGATAGCTGCCGCGGAAACGTTGGTGGCGGCCGACCCTGATGCGGTGTGGCTATTCCTGGGCCACGGCTACTATGAGCCGCTGGTGGCGGCGGCGGCGGCGCGCTGGCCGGGGCGCATCCGGCTGGTGGGCGGGCAGCCGCGCCACGCGGTGTTCGCCTGGTTCGGGCTGGCCGATGTGGCAGTGGTGTCGTTCCTGAACTTGCCAGTGCTCGATGCTAACTCGCCCGCCAAGCTCTACGATGCGCTGGCGGTGGGCACGCCGGTGGTCGTCACTAACCAAGGCTGGACCAAAATGCTGGTCGAAACCCACGGCTGCGGGTGGTACGCTCCGGCCGGCAATGCCCCACAGCTGGCCGCTCGCTTGCGCGAGCTATTGGCCCAGCCCGCGCAGCTGCAAGCGGCTGGCCAGCGTGGCAGAATCCTGGCCATTAAAGAGTTCAACCGGCAACAACTGGCCGCGGTAGTGCAGCGGGTACTGGAGAATGCGGTGGCCTAATGGCCCGCTGCCGGGGCCCCAGGTGCAGCTTTGTGGACTTGCTTGGCGCCGGACTTGGGCTCTGCCGCCTTGGCTGGGACGAGGCCAGCCAGCGGCGATATGTTCTTTTCGAAATACATACAGCTGGGCGCCAGCGGGCAGATGCCGCACTTGGGGCTGCGGGCCACGCAGGTGTAGCGGCCGTGCAGAATCAGCCAGTGGTGGGCCTTGGGGATGAGGGCCTGGGGGATATGGCGAACCAGGCCTTTCTCAACGGCCAGGGGCGTGGTGGCGGTTTTGGGCACCAGGCCCAGGCGGTGCGATACCCGAAATACGTGGGTATCAACGGCCATGGCGGGCTGGTTGTAGATGACGGACACCACCACGTTGGCCGTTTTGCGGCCCACGCCGGGCAGGCGCTGCAACTCGTCGAGCTGGCTGGGTACCTCGCCGCCGAAGTCTTCCGTTAGCATCCGGCCCAGCCCGGCGAGGTGCTTGGCCTTGTTGTTGGGGTACGAAACGCTGCGGATGAAGGGAAAAACCTCGTCGGCCGTAGCGGCACCGAGGGCGGCGGGGGTGGGGAAGGCCGCCAGCAGCGCCGGCATCACCAGGTTCACGCGCTTGTCGGTGCACTGGGCGCTCAGCACCACGGCCACGATGAGCTCGTAGGGGTTGCGGTACACTAGCTCGGTTTCGGGGGCCGGGAAGTGGACAGCGAAGTAATCGAGGAAGAAACGAAACCGCTCGGGACGGGTCATAAACGAAGAATTGGGGCGGCCAGTAAGCAAAAAACCATCCCAGGCGCTGCGGTGGGCGGCGCTTGGGATGGCAAAGGTCGGGCGAAATCCCGAGGCCTAACGGCTGGCTGGAAACGTGCGCGAGTATTCTAAAATACGGGCCGATACCGCCGGTCGGGGCTCGTAGCGCAGGGCGTTGAGGGTGCGCTGGGCCAATAGCAGATCGGCGCAGGCGGTGGCCAGCTCGGGGTCGTGCTGAAGAGCTTCTTCTATTTCAGGCAAGGCACTAGCTGGCAATTCGTTGTACACGTAGCGCAGCAGGGTCGTATAGGGTAAGGTTTGAATCATAGTAAGGTGGGTTTACGGCCATTTTCTTCCGTAGGTTTATCAGGGCGTAGCGCATCCGGCCGAGGGCCGTATTAATGCTCACCCCGGTGGCATCGGCAATCTCCTGGAAGCTCAGGTCGCCGTAGTGGCGCATGAGCAGTACTTCTTTCTGGGCCGGCGGCAACTCCTGGATGAGCGCGCGCAGACGGCTGTGGGTTTCTTCGCGGGCCAGGGCATCGTCGGCCCCTTCTTCCGAGTGGGCGAGCGAATTGGCCAGGGGCCCATCGCCGTCGAGGCTGAGGTGGGGCACGCGCTTACCGCGGCGAAAGGCGTCGATGGCCAGGTTGTGCGCGATGCGGCACAGCCAGGGTCCGAATTTGCCTTCGTCGTTGTAGCGGCCACTTTTCAGCACGTGGATGGCTTTGATGAATGCGTCTTGAAGGAGGTCTTCGGCCACGTCTTCGTCGCGCACGATGAGCAGGATGGTCGTGAAAGTGCGGCTTCGGTGCCGCTCAAGCAGCAGCGCGAAGGCGGATTCCTGGCCAGCCAGGTAAAGCGAAACGAGCGCGGAATCGCTCAGCTGCATGGATTCCATAAAGGACTACGGATAAGGGGAACGTAGAGCTTGAACCGATAGTATGCAGCTTTAGAGACTAGAGGAAATAAAACGGAAGATACCGGTTATAAACAGAACGTTGCAAACGGTTGCCAAATGTAGCGGCGCGTGCACGGCATCCGCAAGGTGGCCGGAGTAAAATGACAAAATATTTTTGGAAACAGGCGCAACCTTCCTGAAAACTTCACGTCGGCCCCCAGCGCATACCCGGAAGCCTAGCCTTCGGCCTGGGCCAGCCAGGCGTGGGCAGCGGCTTCGTCGGTGAAGGTGGCAATGCGGCAATCGGCGCTGGCGGCCGAAACTACGGCCGTGACGGCCCGTTGCGCCCGCAGCGGCGACACCAAAAACGCAATCCTCACCGGGGCTGCGTAGCGCCCCCGCAGTGCTGGCGCAAAAGTGGTGCCGAACCAATTATTCACGGCGGGCTCTACCACGTCTTCGCGGCGGCGCAGGTCGAGCAACCAGCGGCTGCATCCCGCCGCGTCGGCCGCCGTCAGCACGGCCTGGTAACCGGCTTGCAACTCCTGGGGCGTGATTTCACGCTGCCAGCGGGCGATGAGGGCCGGCAGGTCGGGGCGGTACACGAGGTCGAGGCCGTAATTGGACATAGCAAAGGCTAACGCGTGGCGCAAGGTAAGCGGTGGCTGCGATGAAACAAGCGCTACTTTGGGCGCAGCGCGGGCTACCTTTGCCCGGCGGGGCCACGCAGGACGCGCCGGCCCAGCGTTTTTGTATGGACCCTGCTTCGCCCGCGGCTTCCGCGGCCCCCCACGACCCCTACGCGGCCTTGCGCCTGCCCGATTTTCGCCGCCTGATTACCGCCCGGGTCTTGTTCTCCGTGGCCACCCAAATTCAGGGGGTGGTGGTGAGCTGGCAGATTTTTGAGCTCACCAAAGATCCGTTGGCCCTGGGCCTCATTGGGTTAGCCGAGGCCATTCCGAGCATCACGGTGTCGCTCTATGCCGGGCACGTGGCCGATTCGGTGCGCCGCAAGCGTATCATTGTGCCGGCTGTAGCGGTGTTGTTTGCGTGCGCCCTGGCGCTGTTCTGGCTGGCGCACCCGGGCCAGGCCGGCCTGCTGGCGCGGGGCCGGTTTCACCTGGGCGTTTTCAACGCCACGGTGGTGTGGCCGCTGTACCTGGTGATTTTTGTGAGCGGCATTGCGCGCGGGTTCATGGGGCCCGCGCTGTTCTCGTTCATGCCGCAGCTGCTGCCCGACCGCAGCTTTCTGCCCAACGCCGTGACCTGGAACTCAACTACCTGGCAGGCGTCGGCGGTGCTGGGGCCCGCCATTGGGGGCTTGCTGTTTGCGCACTTGGGCAAGGAGTTCGCCTACGGCACCGACGTGGTGCTGGAGGGCCTGGCGCTGGTGCTGTTCATCACCATTGCCAGCCGCGAACTGCCGCCCATCGAGGGCGAGCAGCTGGGCTTGAAGGAGAGCATTCTGAGCGGGGTCAAGTTCATTTTTGGCAATCAGATTGTGCTGGCGGCCTTGTCGTTGGATATGTTCGCCGTGCTCTTTGGCGGGGCCGTGGCGCTGCTGCCCATCTTCGCCTCCGACGTGCTGAAGGCGGGTCCCGACGCCCTGGGCTACTTGCGCGCCGCGCCTGCCGTGGGCTCGGTGGCGATGGCGGTGTGGCTTACGTTCTCGCCGCTGAAGCGCGGGGCGGGCCGCAAAATGCTGTGGGCCGTAGCCGGTTTCGGGGCCGCCACCGTGGCCTTCGCGCTGTCGACCAATTTGTACTTGTCGATGTTTCTGCTGTTTTTGACCGGAACCTTCGATTCCGTATCGGTTATCGTGCGCTCAACGCTGGTGCATACCTACACGCCGGAGTACATGAAGGGCCGCGTATCAGCGGTGAACAGCATCTTTATCGGGTCCAGCAACGAGCTGGGCAGCTTCGAGAGCGGCGCGGCGGCCAAGCTGATGGGTACGGTGCCCAGCGTGGTGTTTGGGGGCCTGATGACGATGGTCGTGGTGGCCGTCACGACCTGGAAGGCCGATAAGCTGCGCGGCCTGGAAATGGGCGCTGGCAAGAAATAGCCGCCCGCCGGGGCCTCACGGTGGCTTCTGAGCCAATAAAGTCGTTCAAGTAGAAAAAGAACGTCATGCAGCGCGTAGCGAAGCATGACGTTCTTTTTCTGTGTAATTTTTTGCTTGGGAACAACTCCAGCAATTTGAAATTCCTCTATTCGCAGCGCACGTAGGGCCGCAGCTTGGCCCAGTCGTCGGGCTTCAGGGTCGGGATTTGCTGCAAATCCTCGGGCTTGCGGTAGGGGCCGTGCTGCTTGCGGTAGGCCACGATGAGGCGGGCCAGCGGCTTGCGAATGTAGGGGTGCAGGTACAGCTCGTCGAACGAAGCGGTGTTGACGTTCACCAGCTGCGGCGCGAAGCCCGGCCGCACGAACGTGTACTTGCGCAGGCTGTCCACCAAATCGGGAGCGTCGCGCAGTACGAATATTTCGCTAAGCTGGTCGGCCCGCAGGTAGCCGCCGAGCTGGTTGCGGTACTGCACTACCCATTTGGCCCGGCCCGCGCCAATACCGCGGATTTGCATAAGTTGCGTGGTGTCGGCCGCGTTCAGGTCGAAAGGCTGGAGGTGCTTGGGCTTGCTAGGGAACTTGCTGGCGGCGAAGGGCGGGAACTTGCCCGGGGCCCCGGCGGCGTAGGCGGGCCGCTCGCCGCGGCCCGGCAGCGCCTCGGGCAGCTGCATAAATGGCGCCAGCCGCTGGTACACCGAATCTTCCAGCCCATACATTTTTTTGATTTGCGCCTTGGCGCGGAAGCCGCCCGCCGCGTCGCGGTACTTCACGATGCGCCCGGCCACGAAGTGCGGCACACCGCGGGCTTCCCAGCCCTCGGCTGTGAGGGCATTGGGGTCGAAGGGCCCCAGCGGTACTTGCGCCACGGCGGGGGAGCGCGCGGGGCGGTCGAAGGTGCGGGGGGCGTAGGCGCGGCCCGCGGCGCGGTTGGCGGCTAGGTTGGCCGCCAGTTGGTCGAGGCGCTGCTGGTCGGCGGCGGGCAAGTACTGGGGCTGGGCGGGGTGCCAGAGCAGCGGCAGCAGCAGGGCCGCGGCCAGCACGGCCAGCAGCCCCACCATGCCCCGGGCTTCGGCGCGCGAGTAGCCCATGTAGCGCCGCGCCCAGCGCAGGGGCCCCGCATCGGCCCAGGAGCGCCGGGGGTACGGCGAAGGTTTCATAGCAAATAGATTGAACACCAGTTGGAACGGGTGCGGAAGGGTGGAAGCGCTCGGGGCTTTAAGCAGCGCGCAGTTCCCGCAATGTTACGGGTTCTGTGGGATCCGAAATAGCGCTGGCGGCAACGGAATGGAGGTTTTGTAGCTACCAAGGTATTTCTTAGGCTAAGGGACACCTTTGGAGATAATTAAAAATCAAAAGTGTAGCAGTCAAGTTTTTAATTACATCCAAGAACTTTGAAATAGCTCTAGGGCCCTCAGCGGCCGGCGTGGGCCGCCACCCAATTGCCGATGATTTGCAGAGTGCTGGGCGCAAATGTTTCCTCGATGATGCCGTACTCGGCAACGGACCCGGTGGGAGCAGTTTGGAACAGGTGGTTGAGGCCGGGCAGCGCCTGCGTAGTCACGTTGCGGTTGCCGCCGGCTTGCAGGCCCTGGGCGATGGCCGCGAGGTTGGGGCCGGCTGCTACCTGCACGTCTTTCGTGCCGCCGAGGGCCAGCACCGGGCAGTGCACGCGGGCCAGAGTTTGGGCGGGGCGGTCGGCCAGCAGGTGGCGGTAGGCGGGCGAGAGCAGCACGTTGATTTGGCCATCGGCTCGCGCCAGGGCCCCCGGGGCCGCGCCGCCAGCACCCAGCAAGGGGCGCAGCTGGGCGCGGGCCTGGGCGTCGTTGGGCGTTTGCTCCACAATGTTCAGTACTTGGCGCTGCATTTTTTCGGCACTCTGCAATTGGGCTGGGGTGGCTCCACCCAGCTTGCCCAGGGCCAGCACCTGCTGCACAATCAGCTCATTACCGGGCAGGCCGGGGGCGGCCAGCAGCACCAGGAAGTTGGGGCCCTGGGGCTGGCCGGCGGCGGCAATGGCGGCGGTGCCGCCCTCGCTGTGGCCCAGCAGCCCTACGTGCGCCGGGGCAATTTTCGGCTGGGCCCGCACGAAGGCCAGCGCCGCCCGCGCATCGGCGGCGTAATCGGCGCTGGTGCTGGTGGCCTGCGAGCCGCCCGACTGGCCCACGCCGCGGTCATCGAAGCGCAGCACGGCGATGCCGCGCCGGCTGAGGTAGTCGGCCAGCACCCAAAAGGGCTGGTGGCCAAACAGAGTTTCGTTGCGGTCTTCGGGCCCCGAGCCCGTCAATAGCACCACCGCCGGGAAAGGCCCCGGGCCGGCCGGCGTGGTGAGGGTACCGGCCAGCACCACGCCAGCCCGGGCGTTGGTGAACGTCACATCGGCCGACTGGTACGGGAACGGCGGCTGGGGCACCTGGGGCCGGCGGGGGCCCGCTGCGCTGCCCGGCGCTGCGCGGGCCAGCGTGAGGGGCAGGGCCTGGCCGTTCTGGTGCCACGTGCCCATCAGCTGCTGCCCGGCGGCGGCGCGGCGGCCGGCAAAGTAGGCCCCGGCCTGCGGCAGGCGCAGGTACACGCTGTCGGCGGTGGGGGCAGTGAATTGCAGCGGCAGGCCTTGCGCGTGCTGCATGGGTACGTCGAGCGTGGCCGTGCGGGGGCCCCCGGCGGGGTCGGCAAGGTGGGCAGTGAGGGTAAGGGGCCCCAGCGCGCCGGTCCAGTCGCCGGTGAGGCTGGCGGGGGCTTGCGCGCAAGTACCCAAGGGCAAGGTCAGCAGGGCCGCGCCGGCCAGTAGCTTGCCGGCTCGCCGCGCGGCCTCAATAAGTAGTAATAATCCCACGCTGCAATGATACGGCCGGCCGCCGGGGCTTAGCCGCGGGCCCGGCCGTAGCGCACGGGTTTGTGCGGGGCGGCGCGCTTTACGGTCACGGGCAAGGGGGGGCCGGGTAGCTTGGTTTGGAGGGCCACCCACTCGCGGATGTTTTTCAGGGCCTCGGGCGAGAACGTGGGCTGCGGGGCCCCGTCCACCACCGTCCACTGGTCGGTGGGGGCCTCGAAGAGGTGGTTCACACCGGCCAGGCGCTGGGCTGTGGTGGGGTTGTGGGCGCGGTTCAGGGCCTTTTGTAACGGCGTCATGTTTTGGCGCACCGATACTTGCAAATCCTCCGTGCCGTTGAGCAGCAGCACCGGGCACTGCACCTGGGCCAGGCGGTTTTGGGGGTTGAAGTCGAAAAAATAGCGCGACCAGGGCGAGGTGAGCTGCGCGGCGCGGGCCCGGGCCATGCCCGCATCGAGGCCCGTATTGGCGCCGCTGAGCAGGGCCGTGACCTTGGCGCGGGCCGTGGTATTGTTGGCCGTTTGGCGCACCAGCCTCACGGTGCGGGCGAAGGCCTCCTGGGCGGCCTTCACCTGCGACGGGTCGGCCCCAATTAGGCGCATGATTTCACTTTGCTGACGCAACAGCACGTCGTAGCCCGGCTCGCCGTAGCCGGCCAGCGACACCACGAACGCCGGCGCCCGGCCGCTGGGGGCCCCGGCGGCCAGCAGGGCCACATTGGCCCCTTCGCCGTGCCCCACCAGGCCCACCCGCCCCCCTGATACCAGGGGCTGGGCGCGCAGGCAGGCCAGGGCGGCCTGCGCATCGGTCACGAGGTCGGCCGTGGTGGCGGTGGCGTAGGTGCCCTCCGATTTACCTACGCCGCGGTCGTCAAAACGCAGTACGGCGATGCCGTGGCGGGTGAGGTAGTCGGCCAGCTGCCCAAACATGCGGTAGCCTGACACCTCGGCGTCGCGGCCTTGGGGCCCCAGGTCGGAGAGCAGCACCACGCCCGGGAAGGGCCCCTCGCCGGCCGGCACCGTCACGGTGCCGCTGAGGTGCTCGCGGGTGGCGGAGTTGAGGAACGTGACGTCGGTTTCGCGGTAGGGCGGTGCGGCGCGCAGGCGGGTGGCGGCCTGTTGCGCGGCGGCGCGCACCAGCACCAGCGGCGCCGTCAGGCCCGGCTGTGTCCAGGTGCCGCTGAGGCTGGCCCCGCCGTTCAGCACCTTGCCCACGAAGCGGCTGCCAGCCTGCTCGATGCGCAGCGTGAGGTCGTCGCCCTGCACTTCCACCGCCACCGGCATCCGGCTGATGCGCTGCTGCGGGGCGTCGAGGGCCGCGTAGTAGCTACCGTTGCTGAGCGGCACGATAGTGATATACAGCGTAATCTCGCCGCCGAGCAGCTTCAGGGGCCCTTTCCACTGGCCGTTGAGGGGCGCGGGGCCCGCTGGTGGCCCCCCCGCCGCATGGCCCGGCTGCCCCAGCGAGGTAATGAGTAAAAATGCAGCGAGTATAAATTTAATCATGAAATAACTATATAAAAAATACCTTAGGAAGACCAGCAGGAATATTTAGGGCTTAAAAATACAAGAAATAAGTCACTGGCGAGCAATTTATCGGCGAATGGCGGTTGGGGCTGTGTATTGAGCTGCGTGGCGGTGGCCCAGCGGCGGCGGCCTTCCTTTGCGGACGCGGGCGGAAGCGGCCCGCGCCCGCAACCTTTTCCCCCCTGCCCGCTGTTAGCCTGTCTATGCCCAAAAACGACGCTTTGCAAGTGGCTGCCCCTGCGGCCGACCCGATTGACCAGCTCGACCCCCGCGAGTTCATCCTCATCAAAAACGCCCGGGTTCACAACCTGAAAAACCTGAGTGTGGCCTTGCCCCGCAACCAGTTCATTGTCGTCACGGGCCTCTCGGGCTCGGGTAAATCCAGCCTCGCCTTCGATACGCTGTATGCTGAGGGCCAGCGGATGTACGTGGAAAGCCTGAGCAGCTACGCCCGGCAGTTTCTGGGCCGCATGGACAAGCCCGACGTGGACTACATCCGCGGCATTTCGCCGGCCATAGCCATCGAGCAGAAGGTCAGCATCAAGAACAACCGCTCGACGGTGGGCACCAGCACCGAGATTTACGACTACCTCAAGCTGCTGTTTGCGCGGGTGGGGCGCACGTACTCGCCCGTGAGTGGCGTGCAGGTGCAAAAGGATAACGTGGCCGACGTGGTAGATTTTTTGGGGGCCCTACCCGAGGGCACCCGCGCCATGATTCTGGCCCCGCTGCCGCCGCTGGCCCCGGGCCGCACCCTTATTAAGGAGCTGGATTTGCTGCTGCAAAAAGGCTACAGCCGCGTGGTGGTAGGCGGCGAAACGGCCTTCATCGAAGACCTGCTGGCCGTGGGGGCCCCTGAGCCGAAAGGGGAGGTGTTCATCATGATTGACCGCGCCGTGCTGCGCCCCGGCGATGAGGACCTGCTGTTTCGCCTCTCCGATTCGGTGCAGACTGCGTTTTTCGAGGGCCACGGCACTTGCCTGTTGCGCCTGAATGATGACGAGGCGCGCACGTTCTCCGACAAGTTTGAGCTGGATGGGATGACGTTTGAGGAGCCGAGCGTCAACTTCTTCTCCTTCAATAACCCGTATGGGGCTTGCCACACCTGCGAGGGCTTCGGCTCGGTGCTGGGCATCGACGAGGATTTGGTGATTCCCGACAAGAGCATGACCGTGTACGAAGGGGCTACTCTACCCTA is a window from the Hymenobacter nivis genome containing:
- a CDS encoding porin family protein, giving the protein MKKLFLVLSVITASATAASAQVEIGVKISPSITYLRAESPSSTAFTNESSKFSFGGALIVDYFFGENYAFGTGLALMGKGGTVSYTDHATVGGVVGTTPVRVNQKIATQYLELPVTLKLFTNELAPATRLYFQLGGSLAVPIATRVNNEKFYQDPYDNNNETKASEHVFALDLNALLGAGVEYQLGHSTKLLAGLSYHRGLVNLDHYFEKTRDFSDVTIKNNVFALDLGMKF
- a CDS encoding gliding motility lipoprotein GldB; translated protein: MPAVQVQRLEAAFFKIQGPGGAMAFMNAHPAFARFYLQRRTATDTTGTTALARLAAEPHLRELAQQTATAFPDSAALGRDLGALFGRVKYYFPGFQAPRAATFVSGFEGKDIFVNDSLLVLSLDWFAGPQAKFRPVEMPKYILRNYTPANLMPSLALRVATKYNRHELTANTMLDAMVSGGKALYFAGRVLPCTPDSLLLGFTGKEVVGVTANEGKIWAHFLEQNLLYNTTPFTIQKYVGERPNVPEIDATCPGRVGQWVGLQIVRKYMNDHPNVTLAQLMAERSAQKLLNESHYRPKR
- a CDS encoding glycosyltransferase family 4 protein, whose protein sequence is MHIAVFSQYHTNPDCPATSRHYALLAHIAQAHRVTLLTTPTWRGQRLTHEFPWVPAGVEICEASIPYDNKMGPARRALAFAQYAAWAVRAGLRMEKPDVIWGISTPLTAAWAAAQVARWRGVPWVFEVQDLWPAFPVAMGAVPTALARQQLFALEKRLYHSAQHILPLSPDMARYVMDRGVAAEKVTTVLNGTDLDLAARATLVAVAALQRAQGLEDKKVVLYAGTFGRANDIPTLIAAAETLVAADPDAVWLFLGHGYYEPLVAAAAARWPGRIRLVGGQPRHAVFAWFGLADVAVVSFLNLPVLDANSPAKLYDALAVGTPVVVTNQGWTKMLVETHGCGWYAPAGNAPQLAARLRELLAQPAQLQAAGQRGRILAIKEFNRQQLAAVVQRVLENAVA
- the nth gene encoding endonuclease III, with the translated sequence MTRPERFRFFLDYFAVHFPAPETELVYRNPYELIVAVVLSAQCTDKRVNLVMPALLAAFPTPAALGAATADEVFPFIRSVSYPNNKAKHLAGLGRMLTEDFGGEVPSQLDELQRLPGVGRKTANVVVSVIYNQPAMAVDTHVFRVSHRLGLVPKTATTPLAVEKGLVRHIPQALIPKAHHWLILHGRYTCVARSPKCGICPLAPSCMYFEKNISPLAGLVPAKAAEPKSGAKQVHKAAPGAPAAGH
- a CDS encoding RNA polymerase sigma factor translates to MESMQLSDSALVSLYLAGQESAFALLLERHRSRTFTTILLIVRDEDVAEDLLQDAFIKAIHVLKSGRYNDEGKFGPWLCRIAHNLAIDAFRRGKRVPHLSLDGDGPLANSLAHSEEGADDALAREETHSRLRALIQELPPAQKEVLLMRHYGDLSFQEIADATGVSINTALGRMRYALINLRKKMAVNPPYYDSNLTLYDPAALRVQRIAS
- a CDS encoding STAS/SEC14 domain-containing protein, which codes for MSNYGLDLVYRPDLPALIARWQREITPQELQAGYQAVLTAADAAGCSRWLLDLRRREDVVEPAVNNWFGTTFAPALRGRYAAPVRIAFLVSPLRAQRAVTAVVSAASADCRIATFTDEAAAHAWLAQAEG
- a CDS encoding MFS transporter, whose amino-acid sequence is MDPASPAASAAPHDPYAALRLPDFRRLITARVLFSVATQIQGVVVSWQIFELTKDPLALGLIGLAEAIPSITVSLYAGHVADSVRRKRIIVPAVAVLFACALALFWLAHPGQAGLLARGRFHLGVFNATVVWPLYLVIFVSGIARGFMGPALFSFMPQLLPDRSFLPNAVTWNSTTWQASAVLGPAIGGLLFAHLGKEFAYGTDVVLEGLALVLFITIASRELPPIEGEQLGLKESILSGVKFIFGNQIVLAALSLDMFAVLFGGAVALLPIFASDVLKAGPDALGYLRAAPAVGSVAMAVWLTFSPLKRGAGRKMLWAVAGFGAATVAFALSTNLYLSMFLLFLTGTFDSVSVIVRSTLVHTYTPEYMKGRVSAVNSIFIGSSNELGSFESGAAAKLMGTVPSVVFGGLMTMVVVAVTTWKADKLRGLEMGAGKK
- a CDS encoding ComEA family DNA-binding protein, which produces MKPSPYPRRSWADAGPLRWARRYMGYSRAEARGMVGLLAVLAAALLLPLLWHPAQPQYLPAADQQRLDQLAANLAANRAAGRAYAPRTFDRPARSPAVAQVPLGPFDPNALTAEGWEARGVPHFVAGRIVKYRDAAGGFRAKAQIKKMYGLEDSVYQRLAPFMQLPEALPGRGERPAYAAGAPGKFPPFAASKFPSKPKHLQPFDLNAADTTQLMQIRGIGAGRAKWVVQYRNQLGGYLRADQLSEIFVLRDAPDLVDSLRKYTFVRPGFAPQLVNVNTASFDELYLHPYIRKPLARLIVAYRKQHGPYRKPEDLQQIPTLKPDDWAKLRPYVRCE